The following coding sequences are from one Diachasmimorpha longicaudata isolate KC_UGA_2023 chromosome 6, iyDiaLong2, whole genome shotgun sequence window:
- the LOC135163499 gene encoding uncharacterized protein LOC135163499 — translation MSNAKTSTPVAGKKRERTQNWVPEEKRELFTLIKAHINAIENKKIDTSATALKSLAWRQIYCDFKGIFSTERDITRMREQWRRMKAQARVDINTFAEKVRTVGLQEASKNRPSALSVDVWRLLQILKKNDSEPTSDDSQDADPTSNLQEILDNLSSNPLENSFDSIKQECNSEFNDEDPSVQGSFASSPPPEKTRGVRLSDEEPMNLAHQKKMRLSATCYGDEDEEEPTLMPDDLNDSDKRDSSSTDISAEERNMKLKILGLELERAELKKQTAIYELRTSEIRKQLVESQAIDYFR, via the exons ATGTCTAATGCCAAAACGTCCACTCCGGTGGCCGGAAAAAAACGCGAGAGAACCCAGAATTGGGTGCCCGAGGAGAAACGCGAGCTCTTTACACTGATAAAAGCTCACATTAATGCTATTGAGAACAAGAAAATCGACACATCAGCCACTGCACTTAAGAGTCTAGCCTGGCGTCAGATCTACTGCGacttcaaaggaatattttcTACTGAACGCGACATCACGAGAATGAGGGAGCAGTGGAGGAGAATGAAGGCACAGGCCAGAGTCGATATCAACACCTTCGCCGAGAAG GTGAGGACAGTAGGTCTTCAGGAGGCGTCGAAAAATCGACCGTCGGCTTTATCCGTCGACGTCTGGCGTTTGCTCCAAATTCTCAAGAAAAACGACAGCGAGCCGACGTCGGACGACAGCCAGGACGCAGATCCCACGTCAAATCTCCAGGAGATCCTGGATAATCTAAGTTCAAATCCCCTGGAAAATTCTTTTGACTCGATAAAACAGGAGTGCAACTCCGAATTCAACGATGAGGATCCGTCCGTCCAGGGGTCATTCGCGAGCTCACCACCACCGGAGAAAACCAGGGGAGTGAGATTATCCGACGAGGAGCCGATGAATCTCGCGCACCAGAAGAAAATGCGACTCAGTGCGACGTGCTACGGGGATGAGGACGAGGAGGAGCCGACGCTGATGCCCGACGACCTGAATGATTCCGACAAGAGGGACTCGTCGTCCACTGACATCAGTGCGGAGGAACGGAATATGAAGTTGAAGATTCTGGGACTCGAGCTGGAGAGGGCTGAGCTGAAGAAGCAGACGGCGATTTATGAGCTGAGGACCTCGGAGATCAGGAAGCAACTTGTGGAGAGTCAGGCCATCGATTATTTcaggtga
- the LOC135163506 gene encoding ATPase inhibitor mai-2, mitochondrial, with translation MQRATLIFSRRMASLSQARMSGEAGSGAGKGGGGGGAIRSAGGSFGKMEAAHEDQYFYNQQKEQLKNLREGLHDEISFHEEQIKRHQEAINRHKRRIDDMEHK, from the exons atgcaacGTGCAACACTCATTTTCTCCAGGAGAATGGCATCTCTGAG ccaAGCCAGGATGTCAGGTGAGGCAGGATCTGGTGCTGGAAAGGGTGGCGGTGGTGGTGGAGCCATCCGCAGCGCTGGGGGCTCCTTTGGGAAGATGGAAGCCGCACATGAGGACCAATACTTCTACAATCAG CAAAAAGAACAACTGAAGAACTTGAGGGAGGGTCTTCACGACGAGATTTCCTTCCACGAGGAGCAGATAAAGCGTCATCAGGAGGCCATCAATCGCCACAAGAGGAGAATCGATGATATGGAGCACAAGTAA
- the LOC135163505 gene encoding uncharacterized protein LOC135163505 isoform X1, with translation MLNRKPVNSSLYKNSFRYLSQKSNGTNLNKFQAKRIAFESDYYYKQNKELRELLKRKTQEEVQKMQNKVRSMQRQINEYNRDINETLRFLENLDKNVTSKEKKT, from the exons ATGTTAAATCGAAAACCAGTCAATTCCTCGCTCTACAAAAATAG TTTTAGGTACTTGAGCCAAAAGAGTAACGGGACCAACCTGAACAAATTCCAAGCTAAACGAATCGCGTTCGAGAGTGATTACTACTACAAGCAA AATAAAGAACTGCGGGAATTATTGAAGCGAAAAACCCAGGAGGAGGTGCAGAAGATGCAGAACAAAGTTCGCTCCATGCAGCGTCAAATTAACGAGTATAATCGCGACATAAATgagacactgagatttttagaaaatttggaTAAGAACGTTACCTCTAAGGAGAAGAAAACCTGA
- the LOC135163505 gene encoding uncharacterized protein LOC135163505 isoform X2, which yields MLNRKPVNSSLYKNRYLSQKSNGTNLNKFQAKRIAFESDYYYKQNKELRELLKRKTQEEVQKMQNKVRSMQRQINEYNRDINETLRFLENLDKNVTSKEKKT from the exons ATGTTAAATCGAAAACCAGTCAATTCCTCGCTCTACAAAAATAG GTACTTGAGCCAAAAGAGTAACGGGACCAACCTGAACAAATTCCAAGCTAAACGAATCGCGTTCGAGAGTGATTACTACTACAAGCAA AATAAAGAACTGCGGGAATTATTGAAGCGAAAAACCCAGGAGGAGGTGCAGAAGATGCAGAACAAAGTTCGCTCCATGCAGCGTCAAATTAACGAGTATAATCGCGACATAAATgagacactgagatttttagaaaatttggaTAAGAACGTTACCTCTAAGGAGAAGAAAACCTGA